The Sulfurospirillum diekertiae genomic sequence GGGCCAATCAGCATTATTGGAAGAGAATTAGACTCTAAAGTGATGAATTCCATTCTAGAAAAAAACAGGCAACGCTTCAATGTAACGCTTTTAGATAAAAAAGGTGCCATGCGAGGCATCCTCAAAGCCCTTAAAAACGGTGGAAGTGTAGGCTTACTTGTCGATCAGAATACTTCTGAAAATGAGGGAGTGCTTGTTCCTTTTTTTGGAAAACTGGTAAGGCACACACCAGCAGCTGCTCAATTTGCAAAAAAAACAGACTGTATTATTATCCCTGCATTTATTACAACCCAAGATCATGAGCACTTCGATCTCACTTTTTACGAACCGATTCTTGCGCCTCGTGATGACAACGAACAATCTTTGCTGAATAGCATTCAAGCACAAGCTGCGATAACACAACGCATCATTGAGAGCAAGCCAGATGAATGGTTTTGGTTTCACCGCAGATGGAAAAATCAATACGAGGAATGCTACAAGTGACGATTCATCATTTTTCATCATTTCAGACAAAAATCCCAACGATCAATAGCTACCTTTTGATCTTATTAGGATTCACATTCCCTTTATCCGTTTCCATTGGAACGGCTGTTATAGGGTGCATCATGCTTCTATGGTTAGTAGAAGGGAAGTTCAAAGAAAAATTCACCATCATCCAACACAATAAAATTACATACGCTTTTTTAGCCTTCTTCATGATTCATCTTATCGGCCTACTATGGAGTGAAGATTTAAAATGGGGTCTGCATATAGTGAGTAAAGAGTGGCGTATGTTGCTTCCTCTCATTTTCATTACAATTGTTAAAAAAGAACATATTTCTTATTATATCCTTGCCTTTTTGTTTGCGATGAGCCTATCTGAAGTATTGTCATATCTTATTTGGTTTGGGATCATTCCCCCCTTTCAAAGCGCAACAACACTCAATCCTACCCCGTTTATAAGCCATATTTCATACAATCCATTTTTGGCATTCAGTATTTTTTTTGTTAATTTACTTTATATTTTTCGTCAAAAATGATAAAAACAACTTCTCTAAAATCATTTCTTTATTTTTTTTTAACCACCATGACTATCAATATTTTTATCACAGGAGGCAGAGCGGGTCAAGTTGGCTTTTTTGTTATGTTGTCTTT encodes the following:
- a CDS encoding lipid A biosynthesis lauroyl acyltransferase; translation: MLDYFYLSAFWLFKLFVTKLPKPLLTFLINLFAAIGYLVDKKHTKIAKVNLDLAFEDRMSEERKIEIIKQCYKNLLYLLKDFIENQTISKEKLLQKVTFHNEHIYVEALKLKKGVIFQTAHYGNWEIMSLAVGAKFGPISIIGRELDSKVMNSILEKNRQRFNVTLLDKKGAMRGILKALKNGGSVGLLVDQNTSENEGVLVPFFGKLVRHTPAAAQFAKKTDCIIIPAFITTQDHEHFDLTFYEPILAPRDDNEQSLLNSIQAQAAITQRIIESKPDEWFWFHRRWKNQYEECYK